In the Candidatus Dormiibacterota bacterium genome, one interval contains:
- a CDS encoding alpha/beta fold hydrolase, which yields MKITRALVTTVTFCALTCSLAAASVPPPAPPPVATFDVGSLHVEQYGSGPKTLVFIPGLTCGPWEWSGQIAHFAPGYTIYALTLPGFDGRPGISGPLFATTTADFWRLLHEKHIVKPIVIGHSLGGTMGFMLATQHPERLGGVVALDGLPILPGMNFVPRAQVEQIASRTEAQIASTTQAQFAAYERTTAIPPLVTAHGDADAIAALAGKSDPGATARWLDEDMLLDLRPELPKATVPILLIAPFDVSVDAQYTLTTAEAKRTYYASLVSGAPNLQIVMIDRARHFAMYDRPHAVTDAIAHFLSNVNVPHQAAAGAQTPSPAPAPSLPPLPANCTAVRQPFSGTICAPSSGGTHPAVILLGGSEGGDLMGRTLAPLVAEHGYLAVSVAYFKEPGLPQTLVDIPVETVGRALHAILARRDVDPDHIAILGGSKGGELALLAASTYPQITAVVADVPSPVAWPGLGPYGQPDHCSWTLGGKELPCVPESEGGAAAREIQSEYAAHEPMTIRALYDQSLQTASAAVVNAAYFPLEHIHGPVLCLSAADDQLWDSPAYCRMTLAYLRARHHPYADRAIDYPNAGHTFLWAIHGPRSVVLSVPVPGGASIALGGTVAGDLQASALAWPVIWQFLATALQ from the coding sequence ATGAAAATAACAAGGGCACTCGTCACGACCGTCACGTTTTGTGCGCTCACCTGCTCGTTGGCAGCGGCGAGCGTTCCGCCGCCGGCGCCACCGCCGGTGGCGACGTTCGACGTCGGATCGCTCCACGTCGAGCAGTATGGCAGCGGTCCGAAAACCCTAGTCTTCATCCCGGGTCTTACGTGCGGCCCCTGGGAGTGGAGCGGCCAGATCGCTCACTTCGCTCCCGGCTACACGATCTACGCGCTCACCCTTCCGGGGTTTGACGGACGTCCGGGCATTTCGGGGCCGCTCTTCGCAACGACGACGGCGGATTTCTGGAGGCTGCTGCACGAGAAGCACATCGTCAAGCCGATCGTCATCGGCCACAGTCTCGGCGGCACTATGGGATTCATGCTCGCAACGCAGCATCCCGAGCGCCTCGGCGGCGTCGTCGCGCTGGACGGCCTGCCGATTCTGCCGGGAATGAACTTCGTACCGCGAGCGCAGGTCGAACAGATCGCGTCGCGGACGGAGGCGCAAATTGCGTCGACGACGCAGGCGCAGTTCGCAGCATACGAACGCACGACGGCCATCCCACCGCTCGTCACCGCGCACGGCGACGCCGATGCGATCGCCGCGCTTGCAGGGAAGAGCGATCCGGGTGCAACCGCCCGGTGGCTCGACGAAGACATGCTACTCGATCTGCGCCCGGAACTTCCCAAGGCCACGGTGCCGATTCTCTTAATCGCACCATTCGATGTGAGCGTGGATGCGCAGTATACGCTCACGACCGCCGAGGCGAAGCGCACGTACTATGCGAGCCTCGTTAGCGGCGCTCCAAACCTTCAGATCGTGATGATCGATCGCGCGCGTCACTTCGCGATGTACGACCGGCCGCACGCCGTCACCGATGCGATCGCACACTTTCTTTCGAACGTGAACGTGCCGCATCAGGCTGCAGCCGGCGCGCAGACGCCGTCTCCCGCGCCGGCGCCGTCGCTGCCGCCTTTGCCTGCGAACTGCACTGCGGTGAGGCAGCCCTTCAGCGGAACGATCTGCGCGCCGTCGAGCGGCGGAACGCATCCCGCCGTCATCTTGCTGGGCGGCTCCGAAGGCGGCGATCTCATGGGGCGTACGCTCGCGCCGCTCGTCGCGGAGCACGGATACCTGGCCGTCTCGGTCGCGTACTTCAAGGAGCCTGGGCTCCCGCAGACGCTCGTCGACATTCCGGTGGAAACGGTGGGTCGCGCGTTGCACGCGATCCTCGCGCGGCGCGACGTCGACCCGGACCACATCGCAATCCTCGGCGGCTCGAAGGGCGGCGAGCTCGCGCTGCTGGCAGCATCGACCTATCCGCAGATCACGGCGGTCGTTGCCGACGTGCCTTCGCCCGTCGCGTGGCCCGGCCTCGGCCCGTACGGCCAGCCCGATCACTGCTCGTGGACGCTCGGCGGCAAGGAACTCCCGTGCGTACCCGAGAGCGAAGGCGGGGCGGCCGCGCGTGAAATCCAAAGCGAGTACGCGGCGCACGAGCCGATGACGATACGCGCGCTGTACGACCAGTCGCTGCAAACGGCATCTGCCGCAGTCGTGAACGCCGCGTACTTCCCGCTCGAGCACATTCACGGCCCGGTGCTCTGCTTGAGCGCCGCGGACGACCAGCTCTGGGATTCACCGGCGTATTGCCGTATGACGCTTGCCTATCTGCGCGCACGCCATCATCCGTACGCCGACCGCGCCATCGACTACCCGAACGCGGGACACACGTTCTTGTGGGCGATACATGGACCGCGATCGGTGGTACTTTCGGTTCCGGTTCCGGGCGGCGCGAGCATCGCACTCGGCGGCACCGTTGCCGGAGACCTTCAAGCCTCCGCGCTGGCGTGGCCCGTCATCTGGCAGTTCCTGGCGACGGCCTTGCAATGA
- the rplS gene encoding 50S ribosomal protein L19: MNVIDLLNREQRKERLPDFRSGDTVKVYSKVIEGGKERVQMFEGVVTVRKGAASSESITVRRVAHGIGVEKTFLLHSPRVERIEVSKRGVVRRSRLYYLSEKVGKAARIKEKRTQK, from the coding sequence ATGAACGTTATCGATCTTCTCAATCGCGAGCAACGCAAGGAGCGGCTTCCCGACTTCCGCAGCGGGGACACCGTCAAGGTGTACTCAAAGGTAATCGAGGGCGGGAAAGAGCGCGTTCAGATGTTCGAAGGCGTCGTCACCGTGCGCAAGGGCGCTGCGAGCAGCGAATCGATCACCGTGCGGCGCGTCGCGCACGGCATCGGCGTCGAGAAGACGTTCTTGCTGCACAGCCCGCGCGTCGAGCGTATCGAGGTGAGCAAGCGTGGCGTCGTCCGTCGCAGCCGGCTCTACTACTTGAGCGAGAAGGTCGGCAAGGCCGCCCGCATCAAGGAGAAGAGGACCCAGAAATAA
- a CDS encoding non-heme iron oxygenase ferredoxin subunit: MSEYRVARVSDIAPGTTKVVDAGGTEVMLCNADGAIYAIEDVCTHDGGPLDQGELEGHCVICPRHGATFDVRTGQALTLPAVMPVITYPVRVDGDDVYVEL; this comes from the coding sequence GTGAGCGAATATAGGGTCGCTCGAGTCTCTGATATTGCGCCCGGGACGACGAAGGTCGTCGATGCGGGCGGCACCGAGGTCATGCTCTGCAACGCCGACGGTGCGATCTACGCGATCGAAGACGTCTGCACGCACGACGGCGGCCCGCTCGATCAAGGCGAGCTCGAAGGGCACTGCGTCATCTGCCCGCGACACGGCGCGACCTTCGACGTGCGCACCGGGCAAGCCCTGACACTTCCCGCCGTGATGCCGGTGATAACCTATCCGGTGCGCGTCGACGGCGACGACGTGTACGTCGAACTCTAA
- a CDS encoding ribosomal-processing cysteine protease Prp translates to MLEVTFFRDARKRVTAIVARGHADAGPHGKDLVCAAASAILQAARLGLEEHVRVPLDATALPGELRMRWPRSARSDAALRAIVATAELSIAHLAKQYPRHVRVRRRSDKTG, encoded by the coding sequence TTGCTCGAGGTAACATTCTTTCGTGACGCGCGCAAGCGCGTCACGGCAATCGTTGCCCGGGGCCATGCCGACGCGGGCCCACACGGCAAAGACCTCGTCTGCGCCGCCGCTTCGGCGATACTCCAGGCCGCGCGCCTCGGTCTCGAAGAGCACGTCCGCGTGCCGCTCGACGCCACGGCGCTGCCGGGCGAGCTTCGCATGCGTTGGCCGCGCAGCGCCCGGAGCGATGCGGCGCTGAGAGCCATCGTCGCCACCGCCGAGCTCTCGATCGCGCACTTGGCAAAGCAGTACCCGCGGCACGTTCGCGTGCGTCGGCGTTCCGATAAAACCGGGTAA
- a CDS encoding penicillin acylase family protein: MRFRRLAGALVIAALLFAAAYATNVVFGMRAAAMTVGTVSGLGVWQPVTILRDARGVPHIAARNEHDAFFAEGYVEASDRLFQMDLTRRFVQGRLAEIFGRPALANDEMERTLPVEQLAQIQWERLPPRLQDDLQAFADGVNAAMRTQPLPPEFRMLLYKPQPWRPQDSLVTSFGIVLDLADLWTDVANRQVLPGQSYDVAHPLTDPCYDAPVTQGLARISQSPHCTPPVAELAMPPASGSNEWAAGSAHTATGRGLLANDPHLRIGIPGIWYLVDLRFPGYHAAGATFAGLPGVILGHDDRVAWGATNGTVASLSVFDAPPHLNPGDWATETFFVRFGLPVHERYYRGAREFGATLPGGRFVLVRWDAYDDATSQLWAFDGLDRAHSIEDGLRALRLYPGPTQNFVLADTTGRVAYQLAGNIPDDPAWGRFVHPARDLAQNYPNVPFDRLPRVAPSRNAIVWTANNKMYGPGYPYRLSPEFAPPYRAYRIAQLLEARSRYDVAYFAKMQMDTLSLPELELARMAGISGWDGRFVAGSRIATKVYDMRRALVRGTQAMSTFMTQARRRRVAIAAAPAPDASPRPIRPWSVAGAVTPRHPLATLGISFLNGTTLPGDGDAFTLHVQTPTLSQSFRAVWDVGNWDAGGISIPQGESGEPGSGHYTDEATAWVAGALQPLPYSKAAVEAAATQRLTLLP, translated from the coding sequence TTGCGTTTTCGACGGCTCGCCGGAGCGCTCGTCATCGCAGCCCTGCTCTTCGCAGCAGCCTACGCGACGAACGTCGTCTTCGGCATGCGCGCGGCCGCAATGACCGTGGGTACGGTATCGGGGCTCGGCGTTTGGCAGCCGGTGACGATCCTGCGCGACGCGCGCGGGGTTCCGCACATCGCGGCGCGCAACGAACACGATGCGTTCTTCGCCGAAGGCTACGTCGAGGCGTCGGATCGGCTCTTTCAAATGGACTTGACGCGTCGCTTCGTACAAGGCCGCCTCGCCGAGATCTTTGGGCGGCCGGCGCTTGCAAACGACGAGATGGAGCGCACGCTTCCCGTCGAGCAGCTCGCGCAGATTCAGTGGGAACGCTTGCCACCGCGCTTGCAGGATGATTTGCAAGCCTTTGCCGACGGCGTGAACGCCGCGATGCGCACGCAGCCGCTGCCGCCTGAGTTCCGGATGCTGCTCTACAAACCTCAGCCGTGGCGGCCGCAGGATTCGCTCGTCACGAGCTTCGGCATCGTACTCGATCTCGCCGACCTCTGGACCGATGTCGCTAACCGGCAGGTCCTTCCCGGGCAATCCTACGACGTGGCGCACCCGCTGACGGATCCTTGCTACGACGCACCGGTGACGCAAGGGCTCGCCCGCATCTCGCAATCGCCGCACTGCACGCCGCCGGTTGCCGAGCTCGCGATGCCGCCGGCTTCCGGAAGCAACGAGTGGGCCGCCGGATCGGCGCACACTGCGACGGGACGCGGGCTGCTCGCCAACGATCCGCACCTGCGCATCGGCATCCCTGGCATCTGGTATCTCGTCGACCTGCGCTTCCCTGGGTATCACGCCGCGGGCGCGACGTTCGCCGGTCTTCCCGGAGTGATCCTCGGGCACGACGACCGCGTCGCGTGGGGTGCGACGAACGGAACGGTTGCGTCGCTCTCGGTCTTCGACGCACCGCCGCACCTCAATCCCGGCGACTGGGCGACGGAGACGTTTTTCGTTCGCTTCGGCTTGCCGGTGCACGAGCGTTATTACCGGGGCGCGCGCGAGTTCGGCGCGACGCTGCCGGGCGGGCGTTTCGTTCTCGTGCGCTGGGACGCGTACGACGACGCCACATCGCAGTTGTGGGCCTTCGATGGTCTCGATCGCGCGCACTCGATCGAAGACGGTCTGCGCGCGCTGCGTCTCTACCCCGGCCCCACGCAAAACTTCGTGCTCGCCGACACCACCGGCCGCGTCGCCTATCAGCTCGCTGGGAACATTCCCGACGATCCTGCGTGGGGAAGGTTCGTTCATCCGGCGCGCGATCTCGCGCAGAACTACCCGAACGTGCCGTTCGACCGTCTCCCGCGCGTCGCTCCGTCGCGCAATGCGATCGTCTGGACCGCGAACAACAAGATGTACGGTCCGGGCTATCCGTACCGTTTGAGCCCGGAGTTCGCACCCCCGTACCGCGCGTACCGCATCGCGCAGTTGCTCGAGGCGCGTTCGCGCTACGACGTCGCGTACTTCGCAAAGATGCAGATGGACACGCTCTCGCTCCCCGAGCTCGAGCTCGCGCGAATGGCCGGCATTAGCGGCTGGGACGGGCGCTTCGTCGCGGGCTCGCGCATTGCAACGAAGGTCTACGATATGCGAAGGGCACTCGTACGCGGCACGCAAGCGATGTCCACGTTCATGACACAAGCGCGCCGTAGACGCGTCGCGATCGCAGCGGCGCCCGCGCCGGACGCAAGCCCGCGCCCGATTCGACCGTGGAGCGTTGCCGGCGCGGTGACGCCAAGGCATCCGCTGGCAACGCTCGGCATCTCGTTTCTGAACGGAACGACGCTTCCGGGAGACGGTGACGCATTCACGCTGCACGTCCAGACACCGACGCTTTCGCAGAGCTTCCGCGCCGTATGGGATGTCGGCAACTGGGACGCGGGCGGCATTTCGATTCCCCAGGGCGAGTCGGGTGAGCCGGGATCCGGGCACTACACCGACGAGGCGACGGCATGGGTCGCCGGAGCGCTGCAGCCGTTGCCGTACTCGAAGGCCGCCGTGGAGGCTGCCGCAACGCAACGCCTAACGCTGCTGCCGTGA
- a CDS encoding twin-arginine translocase TatA/TatE family subunit, translated as MFSVPDILVVSVLALLLFGPERLPKVMRQAGRIMRDVQNTSQSFIAEMERAADLDEPPKP; from the coding sequence ATGTTCTCGGTCCCCGACATTCTCGTCGTCTCCGTGCTCGCGCTCTTACTCTTCGGCCCCGAGAGGCTCCCTAAAGTCATGCGCCAAGCTGGCCGCATCATGCGCGACGTGCAGAACACCTCGCAGTCGTTCATCGCGGAAATGGAGCGCGCCGCGGACCTGGACGAGCCTCCGAAGCCGTAG
- the rplU gene encoding 50S ribosomal protein L21, translating to MYAIIETGGKQYRVAEGDVIRCDVPGDAGADVTFDRVVLAGSGEAVKVGSPTVADASVSGTVLRRARDKKILVFHYKPKKRVRKLSGHRQHFAEVKITKINVV from the coding sequence ATGTATGCGATCATTGAGACCGGCGGCAAGCAGTATCGTGTCGCCGAGGGCGACGTCATCCGTTGCGACGTGCCCGGCGACGCCGGCGCCGACGTCACGTTCGATCGCGTCGTGCTTGCCGGCAGCGGAGAAGCCGTCAAGGTCGGCTCGCCCACGGTCGCCGACGCCTCGGTCAGCGGCACCGTGCTCAGGCGCGCTCGCGACAAGAAGATCCTCGTCTTCCACTACAAGCCGAAGAAGCGTGTGCGCAAGCTCTCCGGCCATCGCCAGCACTTCGCCGAAGTCAAGATCACGAAGATCAACGTCGTCTAA
- the trmD gene encoding tRNA (guanosine(37)-N1)-methyltransferase TrmD, with product MFTIDVVTLFPEVFAPFVGLSIVGAAVEAGIVDIRYHHLLDALDDSRRADDAPFGGGAGMVLRLEPIARVLDGLLADAAAERRAIVVPSPAGQPFTQSSARRLATLEHVIFVCGHYEGIDERLGALYPIEEYSLGDFVVTGGEIPTLAFMDATVRLVEGVLDPASREPESFTQDALDYPCYTRPAVFRGVAVPEVLLSGNHAAIAAWRREESRRRTAARRGSAPG from the coding sequence GTGTTCACGATCGACGTCGTCACGCTCTTCCCGGAGGTCTTCGCGCCCTTCGTCGGCCTCTCGATCGTCGGCGCCGCAGTCGAGGCGGGCATCGTCGACATTCGGTATCACCACCTGCTCGATGCGCTGGACGATAGCCGCCGCGCCGACGACGCGCCCTTCGGCGGAGGAGCCGGCATGGTGCTGCGCCTCGAGCCGATCGCCCGCGTGCTCGACGGCCTCCTCGCAGACGCGGCTGCGGAGCGACGGGCCATCGTCGTCCCGAGCCCGGCGGGGCAGCCCTTCACGCAGAGCAGCGCCCGCCGTCTCGCGACCCTCGAACACGTGATCTTCGTCTGCGGTCACTACGAGGGCATCGACGAGCGGCTCGGAGCGCTCTATCCGATTGAGGAGTACTCCCTCGGCGATTTCGTGGTGACGGGCGGCGAGATCCCGACGCTCGCCTTTATGGACGCCACCGTACGCCTGGTCGAGGGCGTGCTGGACCCGGCGTCCCGGGAGCCGGAATCCTTCACGCAAGACGCGCTGGATTACCCGTGCTATACGCGCCCGGCGGTCTTTCGCGGCGTGGCGGTGCCGGAGGTTCTCCTCTCCGGCAACCATGCGGCCATCGCGGCGTGGCGCCGCGAGGAGTCTCGGCGCCGGACCGCGGCGCGCCGGGGCAGCGCGCCCGGCTGA
- a CDS encoding isoprenylcysteine carboxylmethyltransferase family protein: MIRKPGSPWWYRRRSLVIFAIYFAGFALGPVALGAHASEVAPAFVWFALRVHADPAMLLWCATGLTMAGFLIRLWGSAYLSASVVWNSDARDDRLIVDGPFRFIRNPLYFGNNLQALGIGAIASPYGFLFIVLGSVVFTALLAAHESGLMHARYGAVYERYRAAVPSMVPRTIPARVEGSVRGAPSFANGMRSELLTAGLALGMLGMALYGPTAMPFLGACWVGGWVLQASLRARAHPRV; this comes from the coding sequence ATGATACGCAAACCCGGTTCGCCGTGGTGGTATCGAAGACGATCGCTCGTCATCTTCGCGATCTACTTCGCCGGCTTCGCCTTGGGGCCGGTAGCGCTGGGCGCGCACGCGTCGGAGGTGGCGCCGGCGTTCGTTTGGTTCGCGCTGCGCGTGCATGCCGATCCGGCCATGCTGCTATGGTGCGCGACGGGGCTCACGATGGCCGGGTTTCTGATACGGCTCTGGGGCTCGGCATATCTGAGCGCGAGCGTCGTATGGAATTCGGATGCGCGCGACGATCGACTCATCGTGGACGGGCCTTTCCGTTTCATTCGCAATCCGCTGTACTTTGGCAACAATCTCCAAGCGCTCGGAATCGGTGCGATCGCATCGCCGTACGGCTTCCTCTTCATCGTGCTCGGGAGCGTTGTCTTCACGGCGCTGCTCGCTGCGCACGAATCGGGGCTCATGCACGCGCGCTACGGTGCCGTCTACGAGCGCTATCGCGCGGCCGTACCGAGCATGGTTCCGCGGACGATACCGGCGCGCGTCGAGGGTAGCGTTCGCGGGGCGCCGTCGTTCGCAAACGGCATGCGATCGGAGCTACTGACCGCCGGCCTCGCGCTCGGAATGCTCGGCATGGCGCTCTACGGCCCAACCGCAATGCCGTTCCTCGGCGCGTGCTGGGTCGGCGGCTGGGTTCTGCAGGCGAGCCTGCGTGCGCGCGCCCACCCGCGAGTCTGA
- a CDS encoding DEAD/DEAH box helicase, whose protein sequence is MPPQLLRGVHDLGFTEPTQIQALAIPPALQGRDVLASAETGSGKSAAFGLPILTALLQQPRGKTRALVIAPTRELTEQIAKHLSALAKHTKIRVAAVYGGVGFAPQVDAFKRGADIIVATPGRLQDHMTRGTARLDDVSILVLDEADRMLDMGFLPSVQRILRRLPADRQTMFFSATLPVAISALVREMLRDPVRVELARTPAPVETLRQTLYAVPQEHKTDLLVELLKGNVIYSAIAFTRTKARANRLAASLQKHRIAADLLHGDRSQSQRTRALKDFKDGKFRVLVATDLAARGIDIADLGHVINYDVPGLAQEYVHRVGRTARAKAEGDAITFVSSEEEPLIRSIEYLLGKRLERSKNPLFPQASVEAPKPRVVYSSRRKRR, encoded by the coding sequence TTGCCGCCGCAGCTTCTGCGCGGCGTGCACGACCTCGGCTTCACCGAACCCACACAGATCCAAGCGCTCGCGATCCCGCCCGCGCTTCAAGGACGAGACGTTCTCGCAAGCGCTGAGACGGGGAGCGGCAAATCTGCCGCCTTCGGCCTGCCCATTCTCACCGCACTTTTGCAGCAACCGCGCGGTAAAACGCGCGCGCTCGTCATCGCACCGACGCGCGAGCTCACCGAACAGATCGCCAAGCACCTGAGCGCGCTCGCAAAGCACACGAAGATTCGCGTAGCGGCGGTCTACGGCGGCGTCGGATTCGCTCCACAGGTCGATGCGTTCAAACGCGGGGCAGACATCATCGTCGCGACGCCGGGGCGCCTGCAAGACCATATGACGCGCGGAACCGCGCGGCTCGACGACGTCAGCATCCTCGTATTGGACGAAGCGGACCGCATGCTCGACATGGGTTTTCTCCCTTCGGTGCAGCGCATTCTGCGCCGATTACCGGCCGATCGACAAACGATGTTCTTCTCGGCGACGCTCCCGGTGGCCATCTCCGCGCTCGTCCGCGAGATGCTGCGGGATCCCGTTCGCGTCGAGCTGGCACGCACGCCTGCACCCGTCGAAACGCTCAGGCAGACGCTCTACGCCGTTCCGCAGGAGCACAAGACCGATCTGCTCGTCGAGCTGCTCAAAGGGAACGTAATCTACTCGGCGATTGCCTTCACGCGCACGAAAGCGCGGGCGAACCGGCTCGCCGCGTCGCTTCAAAAGCACCGCATCGCAGCCGATCTGCTCCACGGCGACCGCTCGCAGTCGCAGCGCACTCGCGCGCTGAAGGACTTCAAAGACGGGAAGTTCCGCGTGCTCGTCGCAACCGATCTTGCCGCACGCGGCATCGACATCGCCGACCTCGGACACGTCATCAACTACGACGTCCCGGGTCTCGCGCAAGAGTACGTGCACCGCGTCGGCCGCACGGCGCGCGCGAAGGCGGAAGGCGACGCAATCACGTTCGTTTCATCCGAGGAAGAGCCGCTCATCCGCAGCATCGAGTATCTGCTCGGAAAGCGCCTCGAGCGCTCGAAGAATCCGCTCTTCCCGCAAGCCAGCGTCGAAGCACCGAAACCGCGCGTCGTCTACAGCTCGCGCCGCAAGCGACGCTAA
- a CDS encoding tetratricopeptide repeat protein: MLRWLASLLPRRSLPVSPRERALALLERGDAGEAEPLFEALLAVADAPGERAFLLNKRGVARAAQARIVEAVEDFTAVLALDRRYVPAIVNLGNVAFEQDRAAEALARYEEAIALDPHHARAFAGAAAAYKRLGRYADAVRAIRTARRLEARRLISWRVLRRS, encoded by the coding sequence ATGCTTAGGTGGCTCGCATCGCTGCTCCCTCGACGATCGCTGCCCGTGTCGCCGCGAGAGCGCGCGCTCGCGCTGCTCGAACGCGGCGACGCTGGCGAAGCGGAGCCGCTCTTCGAGGCGCTCCTGGCGGTAGCGGACGCGCCGGGCGAGCGGGCATTTCTGCTCAACAAGCGCGGCGTAGCGCGCGCGGCGCAAGCAAGGATCGTCGAGGCGGTCGAGGATTTCACCGCGGTTCTGGCGCTGGATCGGCGATACGTGCCGGCGATCGTGAACCTTGGCAACGTTGCGTTCGAGCAAGACCGCGCCGCCGAGGCATTAGCGCGATACGAAGAGGCGATCGCGCTCGATCCGCACCACGCCCGCGCGTTCGCTGGCGCGGCCGCCGCCTACAAGCGGCTTGGCCGCTACGCCGATGCCGTACGCGCCATCCGCACGGCGCGGCGGCTCGAGGCCCGCAGGCTCATTTCTTGGCGGGTGCTTCGACGCTCGTGA
- a CDS encoding VOC family protein, with the protein MITGMDLSGYMVKDAARAIAFYRDVLGLEPSRIYPENRGAEYDLPDGTTFGLWGGGGKVMPFQPSNGILFAVDDLDKAVSSVRARGIPIVMERETPNCFIAVIEDTEGNSVFLHKRKAP; encoded by the coding sequence ATGATTACCGGTATGGACTTGAGCGGGTACATGGTCAAAGACGCAGCACGCGCAATCGCGTTCTATCGTGACGTGCTCGGTCTCGAGCCGTCACGCATCTACCCCGAGAACCGCGGCGCGGAGTACGATCTCCCGGACGGCACGACGTTCGGGCTATGGGGCGGCGGCGGCAAGGTGATGCCGTTTCAACCGAGCAACGGTATCCTGTTCGCCGTCGACGATCTCGACAAGGCTGTGTCTTCAGTCAGGGCTCGCGGCATCCCGATCGTCATGGAACGCGAGACGCCGAACTGCTTCATCGCGGTGATCGAGGACACCGAAGGGAACAGCGTGTTCCTGCACAAACGCAAGGCGCCGTAG
- a CDS encoding transcriptional regulator translates to MDELLLSKVRLGIVAALLASEWTSFGALAETTQTTGGNLGAHLAKLVDAGYVEEEKLFVARRPQSRYRLSARGRKAFLEHVAQLQSLVKGAS, encoded by the coding sequence ATGGACGAGCTCTTGCTTTCCAAAGTCCGCCTGGGCATCGTTGCGGCGCTCCTTGCCAGCGAATGGACGTCCTTCGGCGCGCTTGCCGAGACAACCCAAACGACCGGCGGCAATCTTGGCGCCCATCTCGCGAAACTCGTCGACGCCGGCTACGTAGAAGAAGAGAAGCTTTTCGTCGCCCGGAGACCACAATCACGCTACCGTCTTAGCGCGCGCGGACGGAAAGCATTCCTGGAGCACGTCGCGCAATTGCAATCGTTGGTCAAGGGAGCATCATGA